The Prionailurus viverrinus isolate Anna chromosome B1, UM_Priviv_1.0, whole genome shotgun sequence genome includes the window agtggaattactggatcatatggtaattctatttctaactttttgaggaacctccctacagTCTTTCATCGTGGCTgaaccggtttgcattcccaccaacagtgcatgagggttcctttttttccataaccTTGACAAAccatgttatttcttgtgtttttgattttagccattctgataggtatgaggtgatatctcattatagttttgatttgcatttccctgattataagtcatattgagcatctattcatgtgtctgttggcctctgtatgttttctttggagaaatgtctgttcatttctttagcccatttttaattagattatttgttttttttggtgttgtgtaagttctttatatattttggatattaaccccttattagatatgtcatctataaatatcttctcccattcaataagttgtcttttagttctgttgatcatttcctttgctgtgtagaagctttttattttgatgtagtcccaatagtttatttttgtttttgtttcccttgccttgggggacgtatctaggaaaatgttgctatggttgatgtAAGAGATAATATTGcttgtgctttcttctaggatttttatggctttaggtctcacctttaggtgtttttttttttaatgtttattattttttcagacagagacagagcacaagtgggaaagggcagagagagggggggagacacagaatccaaagcgggctccagactctgagctgtcaacacagaacctgacatggtgcttgaactcaggagccatgagatcatgacctgagccaaagttggatgctcaactgactgatgcacccaggagcccctcacatttaagtttttcacccattttgagtttgtttttgagTATGATGTCAAAGAAAGtggttcatttttattcttttgcatgtaactgtccagttttcccaacaccattttttatagagatggtcttttttcccattgtatattcttacctcctttatcaaagattaattgaccatacaatcATAGGgttatttctgggccctctattctgttcctttcacCAATgagtctgcttttgtgccagtaccattctgttCTGAAtatatagctttgtaataaaacttggAATCTGagactgtgatacctccagttttgttttctttttaaagattgttttgactattcagggtctttcttCCATAtactaattttaggattgttttttctagttttgtgaaaaatgctgatggcattttgataggaattacattaaatgtgtacattgctttgggtagtgtggacattttaacactatttgtccttccaattcatgagcatggaataccttTCTATCTGTGTCATCGtcaatttcttttctcaatgttttatagttttcaaagtacaggtctctcatttccttggttaagtgtattccaaggtattttattattttttgtgctattgtaaatggtagtgtttctttaatatctctttctgctagttcattattagtgtatagaaatgcaacggatttctgtatattgattttgtatcctgtgaccttactgaattcatttatcagttctagtagttttttggtggatctttagggtttcctatatatagtatcatgtcatctgcaaatagtgacagttttccCTCTTCCTTACCAACtgggatgccttttttttctttttgctgtctgattgctgtggctaggacttccagtactatgttgactataagtgttgagagtggacatccttgtcctgtacctgatcttagggaaaaaactctgtttttcaccactgaatatgatgttggttgtgggtttttcatatatgactcttattatattgaggtatgtttcctctaaacttactttgttgagggtttttatgagtggatgtgtattttttcaaatgctttttctgcctctatgaaataatcatatggtttttatcctttccttgttgatgtgatgtatcatgtggattgatttgcaaatattgaatcatcctCACATTtgaggaataaatcccacttgatcatggtgaataattttttaaatgtattgttggatttggtttgctagtattttgttgaggatttttccatctatgttcatcagagatattggtctgtagttctctttttttgtagtatctctatctggttttagtatcatggtaatactggcctcagagaatgaatttggaagctttccttcctcttctatttttttgaatagtttgagggaataggtattaattcttctttaactgttaggtagaattcacctgggaagccatctggtctttaACTTTGgtttttgggaaattttttattacagattcaatttctttactgttaattggtctgttcaaattttttattttttctggattcagttttggaaggttatttccgtatttaaccatttcttcttGGTTGTCCACTTTGTCGGCATACaatttttcctaatattctcttacaatcctttgtatttctgtggtgtcagtagttgtttctcctctttcatttttgattttgttaattgagttcattctctctctctctctctctcatgagtCTGGCtatagtttatcaattttgttcttttcaaagaaccagctcctggtttcattgatctgttctattgtgggtttttttgttttgttttgttttgttagtttctattttatttctactgtaatcttattttcttctttctactggttttggggtttctttgttctagctcttttagATCTAAAATTGGGTtgacatttttcttgcttcttgaggtaagcctttTTTGCTgcaaacttccctcttagaacaccTTTTGCTACCTCCCCCCAAATTTGGAATCATTTACATTTATctccatgtattttgttttattttctctttgatttcttggttgacccattcattgtttggtagcatgttatttacctccatgtatttgtgttctttccagactttttcttttggttgatttctagtttcatggcattgtggtcagaaaaaacctcaatcttctttaatttgttgagatttgttttgtgaccaCATGTAATGTGTTCTGGACAATGATCCATGTGTActtgaagagaatgtgtattctgctgttttatgatggaatgttctgaatatacctcttagatccatctggtccaatctgtcattcaaagccactgtttaattgtttttctatttgaataatctatccattgatgtgagtgggatgtgaaagtcccctactattgtattactatcagtttcttcctttatgtttgttagtagtttctttatgtatttaggtgtgCCCATGTTgaatgcatacatatttacaattattatatcttcttggatTGTTCTGTTTATGATTATGTCGTGtccttgtctcttgttacagtctttgttttaaagtccatttttgtttttctatgtattgctaccccagctttcttttcacttccatttgcatgataaatgctttccTATTCTTTCAATCTATGTGTGTTTTggggtctgaaatgagtctctggTAGGCAGCATATGGATAGGTCTTgctgtttttatccattctgtcaacctatgtcttttgatcggGGTATTTAGTATACTTACCTTCAAAATAACTACTGATAGGTATGCagttattgccattttgttacttgttctATGATTGTtgtagttcttttctgtttctttctttgattgCTCCTCACAGTTTTCCTGGCTTTGTTTACTGATACATTtggcgtttatttattttcaagagacagagagagagcgtgagcaggggaggggcagagagagagggagacacagaatccaaatcagacttcaggctctgagctgtcagcacagagcctgatgcaaagctcaaactcatgaactgtgagatcatgacctgagccagtcagtggctcaaatgactgagccacccaggtgcccccttttacTGATacatttggattcctttctcattatttatttttttcatatatcttactggtttttgatttgtgcttACCATTAGGTTTCTAtctaacatcttatgcatatagcaatCTATACTGAttgtcacttaagtttgaacccattctaaaagcaatAGATTTTACTCCTCTGCCTCATCCCCACATTTTAGATttatgtcatactttacatcactttattttgtgaatcccttgattTTTACAGGTATACTTAATTTTACCCATTTGTGCTTCCTTCTTACTCccatttatggtctttcctttccattcaaagaatcccatttaacatgtttttataaggctggtttagtggtgatgaattcctttcaCTTATGTTTGTGTGGGAACTCCTCATCTCTTCTTCCATGCTAaatgatagccttgttggataaagtattcttggttgcaggttttttttctttcagcacttgaatatattatgccactcccttctggcttgcaaagtttctctgaaaaatcagctgatagccttatggggtttcccttcaATGTAActatttcttttgctgcttttaaaattctgtttattactacttttggctattttaattactgtgtgtcttggtgtagacctTTTGGGTTGATTTTACTGGggactctctctgcctcctcaacctggatctctgtttccttttGCAGACTTGGGacatttcagctattatttctttaaataaattttctgtccccctttctctcttttccttacaATCCCTGTAATGTAATCCTGTAATGTTACTATGCTTGATGGTATTACTGAGTTACcttagtttattttcatttttcttttttctttctcctgttcagcttgattgctttccattactttgttcTCCAGgttgatctgttcttctgcttcctgcagtctactattttttcctctcttgtgtatttttaatgcCACTTATTGGGTTCTTCATCTCTGGTTGgttcttctttatgttttctcttcGCTGAGGGTCTCACCTAGATCCTCCAATCTTTTTTTCAAGtccagtatctttatgaccattgctTTATTTCCTTATGAGGCATATTatgtccatttcatttagttctcttgctgtgattttttaatttcatttgagacatatttctctcattttgtctatgtgtgtttctctgtgttagtaAAGTCAGCTACGTCTCCTGCTCTTGAATgcagtggccttatgaagaagaggttctATAGTGCCCTGCAGTGGAGCGTCCcgtgttcaccagaacctggtgcttcatGGGTGTTTCCTATATGTGTTAAGACTGAGCCACCTTTGTCTTCAGTCCAATTGTGTACAaaagctctctttctctgtttggcagggtttggtccctgtgatGTTAGTGGGCCACCTGAActgccttgggcttgagttgggTCAGATCAGGGTTTTTCACAGCACTGATCTGCAGGGTGCTCTCCCTGTGCTGTGCCCTAAGCTTTTGTTGGTTGGCAGGGCCTGCAGTCAGAACAGATATCTGGGTCCCAAAGGGGTATATGTGGtttttaaccccccccccccccggtaggagtcactttggagtgctGCTGGTCTCTGCAGTGCTGCTTGCACAATGTCTTGCTTGTGGCATCACTTTGGATTGACTCTTGCTGAGGGTGGGTTGGAGGAGTTGAGTCTACAGGAGAATGCTGTGTGCTGTTAGCAAGGTGTTGTGCTGGCCTGCTGTGGGAGGGAACTGTTGTTCTGAAGAACTCTCGCTGAGGCCcatttggggttgggggggatcTGTGAAAGAGCACAGGAGCTAGGTGTGCTCTTTGCAAGCTATTGTATAGAGTTCTCAGGTCCTGCTGGTCCCTGCAGGTGTCTGTGTATCTCGgctggggagggtgagagagggaaatggcagCTACCAGCTTTTTTGTTCTTAgagaagtctcctaaagatccTTGCCCCTCTGACACATACTCTGAGATCAGTAAACAAATCTCCTACCCATATACCccaagtgtttttcaaactgctgctccAACGCTCTCAGTGGGGCTcttatgctgtctctttaaggacaGGGATTCAGCGTCCTATCACCCTCCAGCTTTCCCAGAGAggagcctgctgatttttaaagttctagttGTTCAGTCCTATTGACTGTAACAACTCTCAAAGTTAAGCCCCTTTGGTTTCAAAGCCAAGtattatggggattcatcttcccagtGTAGGTCCTCTGTGCCTGGGGTGGCTAATGCGAGGTCTGCTCCTCACCATTTCTCATGCCTGTGGACAGTGTTGCAAGTCAGTTTAGTTTCCGACCATGTATCCGCCCTTCCTACCtttttcaatgtggcctcttctcaaCGTTTAGCCgtagagagtctgttctgccagtcttcggGTTGTTTGCTGGGTTATtcacactgatgtgggtgttatctaggtgTACTCATGTGGTGAACTTTGGATGCTCCTACTTCACCATTTCACCCAGAAGTCAGACTcataatttctgaaaatatattttttaaaatgtaattaaataactAATTGAAAAGCTAGTGATATAATTCCTGGCAAaattatttatctaaaattttagCCATCATAATACTTTGGATTTCACAGTAAAATCAAAAGTACCCTTGTGAATCCTTCAGTAATATGTTTGTTTAtgagaaatatttcattgaaaaacAATAGTTCTTATTggggaaaattttttatttattttattacaattcACACTCACAGATCATCATGTTTTATCCTAGACGTAATGAAGAATGCAGAGTAACAAATTCATAAGAATACTTGTTCTGATATTCAGTTTACTCAAATCAGTTATTATTCACCTACACAGTTAGGACAACATGCTGAGCTCTAGAGATATGAAGATTGAAAAGCTGCATCTTTGCCCTCAAAAGCCCAAAGTTAAAAGAGGAAGGCAAATACATAAGAAAGCACATATGCAACGTACAGAGAAGTGATGCATAGTTCTTGTCCATTTTTAGCCCACTGTCATTCCTCCAGACTTGAGATTttcacttacatttatttttttccagtttcccttTAGTTAGAATTCATATGCTACATCTATGTCAGCCTCTGTAAGTCAATCACTGTGTGACACTTAGGTAAAAGCTGACACACAAGTAAGTGCTCAGGGATTATGTTTTTTATCCAGGATTAAGAACTGTGGCTTTTTCCACCTATTTAGTACATGTAACAAATTGCACACATGAGTATTTGAAGGCTAAGCACTGTTTCAAATGTCTTATGCAATATAACtcatttaaagacaaaattatgaaCAGGTACcattattaccccattttacagatgaggacaccaaTGTAGAGAGGGATTAAGTAACTCCGACATAATCATGCACTGGGTAACAAGCAGAGAATCCTTGATTTGAACCTGTCTGCCTTGCTCCAGTATCTGTCATCCTAACTACCACACATACTGCCTTTGTGTCATGCTGGTCTTACTCACTGACTGTGGTGATCCTTGTTCCACATTGGAatcaaaaactaaaacacaaaacttAGATCTATACTGAAATTCATACAGCTTTTTATACTCTTTGGAGTACAACTTTCTATATAAGTTCACCGAAGCTGAATTTTTCTTATTCGTTTTGCTGTATTGAACATGTGCTTCATCTGTACATGGTGTAATTCATAGGCCATTATCTCCCATTAAGGTAATGCACCATAGCACGGTCCCTAAGCCAGGGAGCAGCACGGGCAATACACCTAGAAGGGAGGGCGTTCTCAAACTGGAATCCCTTTCAAGAAGCTAGTGCTCAAGCCAGGCAGAGGTATGATTGAATGGAAAAACTGCTTAAATACtataaataatttgtatttttctcttacaaaaaATACACTTCAAACATATCAAAGAAttaactacaaaaaagaaaaggaagtgtattttgtatttttgccaTAACATGTTATCACAAATTTAGTGACACCATTTCTGTCCATCTGTGGACCACTGAAACTAAAGAGGCAGGTTATCTGCTTCCAAAACACAATGGTGGTACAAGCATGGAATAACAGTTGTAGATATTTCTGTTCAATAagggagaaaaatggaaggaaaaaagaagtcacTAATCCCAAGAAAGTTTGAAATCTAGTCAGGCAAATTCCATTAAGTTTAATGCTCTGTGGCTTGTGGCCTAGATTGTCTTGAACAGACTGTTAGTAAAAATATGGATATTAACAACTCTGCTTAGGAGGACTCAAGAAAATGAGCACGGTAGAGAAAATATATCACTTTAGATAATACCTACATTGTCACAAACAGACTATTGGTGGAAATACACATATGAAAGGGGGTTGAAGTTGATAGAAGGTAGTTAGATGACAAGTAAGGGTGTGGggtttagtgatgatgaattTCAGGTGCTGACAGAATGTGAGGATGCCCATTAGAAAGTAGGAGTCCAACAAAGTAACCTTCAACATTTACTGTAAATAGTACTTTGGTAACTGGGGCAAAGGAATAGATGATCAAATTCTAAAGCTAGACTTCAAAAGTTGTCCTTCCTGATTGTAGGAAATAACACTTTTCATCACTCTTGGCCTGAACCAAgcaatttttatttgccaaattatttattattttcaaattttctaggGACTAATCTCACCCTAgaataaaagctaacatttacaGCTATTGCCATTACATAATTGAAACATAGCAGAACCCAAGGGTTTGCAATTCTCTTTTTAGCAGCGGTATTAGTTTACTAATTCAGTAAGAGTGCTGTATTTAATTGCTGTACCCAGCAGGAAACCTGGAATAATTGGTCTTTTTCTGCACAGACTTTACTAATGATTGCCACACATCTTTGACTCAGCCCTTCAAAGGAGAGTGGTCATTCTCCAATGTTGGCCAAATGTTGCATTACCAAAGGATTTGcttcttggggtacctggatggctcactcagttgagcgtctgacttcagctcaggtcatgatctcacggtctgtgtcttcgagccccgcatcaggctctgtactgacaggtcagagcctgcttcagattctgtgtttccctctttctctacccctccactgctcatattctctctctctcaaaaaataaacattaaaaaaaaaaggattttcttctttgtcagaGATTCTATTAGAGAGGGGGTCAAACTGGCATCCTAAGTCACCTCTAAGAAATATGGGTTCAGCTACGGcatgaattttatttatgaaaatattaaaaagccaaCAATGTTATGATTTCACCAACTTTAACTGTACTctttaacacaaagaaatagtGTCTATTTGCTATTGCAGTTCTTCTAAGAAAgctaagtatattttaaaagcacaaataatTTTGTAGTCTAAAATTTCAACtctaaaagcaaaaagagaattgACAAAATGTACTCTCATGCAAATAACTGCCCATTTATCGCCATTTGGagaaaataagtgtgtgtgttgtatatatttgtatacacataATACATATGTTTGACTCCTACCCAACTGGCTAAATTGGAAAAGGTCAGGCTTTGAAAATTGTTCCTAGAAAATGGATTTATCCAGGCAAATTTGTATGTGAGtctctacatattttatataccaTAAGATTGGATATGAACATAAGACTATTCCACTTCTGTTCAAAGAGGGCTTTCAGTACATATTTTCTTTAGAACATTCTTAGAATTCAAGTACAAAGCTATAGAAAGCAATAGTATTTCTATATATAACACACTGTATAGTTAAAATAATCATACCAGCTCTTTTAAAATCTCATTGCTCTGGGTGACTCCCCCTAATTCTTCCATCATTAATTCTTGGTTGGGTTTTTCAGCACTTTTCCTACAAAGCAAATTTTCCTCATGTGAATTTTGAATTGCAGGTCCTGGGGGTAACTGATGAGATGTACTTATGATCACATTGTTTTTAGCTCTTACGGTATAGGTTTCCTTGGGCTTTGCTCTTTTTTGGCAGAGCTGGAAGTGAAAAGCATCTTGGAATGCACGGTGAAAATTCTCATTGAAGAAACCATAAATGATGGGGTTGATGCTGCTATTGCAAAAGGCCAGCCAATGTGCAAACGGGTAGATGTAGATGTTGATAACCCGCAGTTCATTTGGAGACAGGTCAGCATAGTCTGAGAGCATCATCAGTGTCCACAGAGGCAGCCAGGagagaataaaaagcagagccaCAATCAGGAGCATCTTAATgaccttctgtttcttcttggaCACCACATGCCACTGCTCCTGGTTCTGTTTGCCTGTGTGGGGCACTGTCATTTTGAAGAGTGAAATTCCAATCCTTCCATACATGATGACAATGAGGGACAGGGGAGCCAGGTAGATGTTGGCGAACAGCACAGTGGTGTAGATCTTCCTCATTTCCTGATTTGGCCAGTCTTCCCGGCACCAGTAGACTGGACTGGTTTTATTCTGGGAGTTGAGTCTCACTtggtaatatttttcttcttgtacaTGTAACATTATTGCAGATGGGGACATAATGGCAATGGCCAGGACCCAGATGATCACAATAATGACAGATGCTGTCTTGATAGTGAGCTTTGGCTTAAAAGGATAGACAACACAGCGGAACCTGCAATTAAAGGCAAATAGCAGTGGGACACTGCCTTGTAACTTTTGACCAAGTTGTGAATTGAATTTAATTCTCCCACTCACATTCCCCTCAAAAAGCATAGAAAGTTACCATTAGCAGTAGAGAGGCATGCATTGATGTCTTTTGTAACTGATATAAATTTCAACTCAGACTATGAGAGTGATAGCGGTAACTAGCATATATTGAACATGAATAGTTAGTATTTTGTTTTAGGCTCTTTTTCATTGGTTTGCATTGATGGTCTTTAAGCTTCCCCATTTACTGGCACAATAGGCTTAGAAAACGTAAAAACTCTTGCCCACAACTACACGTGATTTAAAACAGATAGTTTGGCTTCAGAGACCATATTGTTATACTTTCCTTTCGTGACCTCTGTGCTCCCCTCCCACATTATCTGTGTGCTTGGCCAACTGAACATTAGCAAGATGACAGAAACGACACAGAGGCACCCAACCAAACCACAGCATCGTGAGAAATGTTTAAGCATTCTTGTTTCAAGTCACTAAAGTGTTTTGGTGGCTTGGTTCACAACTATAAGAGTCTGAGAATTTCCATTATGAGTTCTGATTACTTGCTTTCCAGACGTTCTATGCCCTCTGGTGAGCACGAAAGTTCAATGTCAGTATGTAGAATAATGCTGATTTCATTTTACTGCAATTTTGCTTTTGTGAGTCTTGATGTTATTATTCATGCTCATTATAATCATACCATATACAactgtgtaatattttatatttttcaaagtattatCACCTACTTAATCTCTGATTTTTGTGATGAttctataaaaaggaaatgttatgaAAACTATTACTTTCCAGATCAGCAGATAAGAAAACTTAAATTAACATGGAGTTGTTGCTGAGCCAC containing:
- the NPFFR2 gene encoding neuropeptide FF receptor 2, translated to MSEKWDSNSSENWHYIWSVNGTKYHLYSDINITYVNYYLHQPQVAAVFITSYFLIFFLCMVGNTVVCFTVMRNKHMHTVTNLFILNLAISDLLVGIFCMPITLLDNIIAGWPFGSTMCKISGFIQGISVAASVFTLVAIAVDRFRCVVYPFKPKLTIKTASVIIVIIWVLAIAIMSPSAIMLHVQEEKYYQVRLNSQNKTSPVYWCREDWPNQEMRKIYTTVLFANIYLAPLSLIVIMYGRIGISLFKMTVPHTGKQNQEQWHVVSKKKQKVIKMLLIVALLFILSWLPLWTLMMLSDYADLSPNELRVINIYIYPFAHWLAFCNSSINPIIYGFFNENFHRAFQDAFHFQLCQKRAKPKETYTVRAKNNVIISTSHQLPPGPAIQNSHEENLLCRKSAEKPNQELMMEELGGVTQSNEILKELV